The following are from one region of the Salvia splendens isolate huo1 chromosome 2, SspV2, whole genome shotgun sequence genome:
- the LOC121759678 gene encoding protein transport Sec1a-like, with translation MSLSDSECSQAAEYKTLRMVSRDRLLYEMLQDSKVGGQRSSWKVLIMDKVTVKVMSHSCKMADITDQDVSLVEELFKRREPMPSMDVVYFMQPARENLVMLLSDMSGREPLYRKAYIYFSTPVPKDLVSHIKSDMSVMPRIGALREMNLEYFPIDTQAFTTDQENALYELFGAENTRKADACLNLMALRIASVFASLKEFPFVRYKKDSKEGDDDSKNSRDLIPKKLAEAVWKHITTYRTSIPKFPTTETCELLIVDRSIDQIAPIIHEWTYDAMCHDLLELEGNKYVHEIPSKSGGEPEQKEVLLEDNDVLWVELRHAHIAEASERLSEKMTNFVSKNKAAQLQQRDGSELSTRDIQKMVQALPQYNEQMEKLSIHVAIAGKLNTLIRELDLRDLGQLEQDLVFGDAGTKEVITYLRSNQDGSTENKLRLLMIYCCVSPEKFEGDKAAKLMQLAKLTEEDMQSVTNMKLIEAADSRKTSKGTFSLKFDSAKKKNAERKDRAGDEEEGWALSRFYPKLEELIEQLAKGDLPKDEYQCMNSAGSSNESISGGGSKIPPTKPAQSTTAPHSMRSRRTAQWAKSRTSDDGYSSDSVLKTANTDYKKMGQRIFAFVIGGATRSELRVCHKLTTKFRREVVLGSTSLDDPPQYVKKLKLLSEKGLPVDNNMFF, from the exons ATGTCGTTATCGGATTCCGAGTGCTCCCAAGCCGCGGAGTACAAGACTCTCCGTATGGTCAGCCGCGATC GATTATTGTATGAAATGCTCCAAGATTCCAAAGTAGGAGGTCAGAGATCATCATGGAAG GTGCTCATCATGGACAAAGTTACTGTAAAAGTGATGTCTCATTCATGCAAAATGGCAGATATCACAGACCAAGATGTTTCAT TGGTGGAAGAACTGTTTAAAAGGAGAGAGCCCATGCCTTCAATGGATGTAGTATACTTCATGCAGCCTGCCAGGGAGAA CCTCGTCATGCTCTTGTCTGACATGTCAGGGAGAGAACCATTGTACAGGAA GGCATATATATACTTTAGTACACCTGTACCAAAAGACCTGGTGTCTCACATCAAGAGTGATATGAGTGTTATGCCACGTATTGGTGCCCTAAGAGAG ATGAATTTGGAGTACTTTCCCATAGATACTCAG GCATTCACAACTGATCAAGAAAATGCACTTTATGAACTCTTTGGTGCTGAGAATACTCGCAAAGCAGATGCATGTTTGAATCTAATGGCCTTGAGAATTGCTAGTGTTTTTGCTTCATTAAAG GAATTTCCTTTCGTGAGGTATAAAAAAGATTCCAAGGAAGGGGATGATGACAGTAAAAATAGTCGAGATTTGATTCCTAAGAAGCTTGCTGAAGCAGTTTGGAAGCACATCACAACTTATAGAACTTCCATTCCCAAGTTCCCAACAACAGAAACGTGTGAATTACTTATAGTGGATAGATCAATTGATCAG ATCGCCCCCATCATTCATGAATGGACGTACGATGCTATGTGTCATGATTTACTTGAGCTGGAAGGAAATAAATATGTACACGAG ATTCCTAGCAAATCGGGTGGTGAGCCTGAACAAAAAGAAGTCCTCTTGGAAGATAATGATGTTCTCTGGGTTGAGCTCAGACATGCTCATATCGCTGAG GCTAGTGAGCGGTTGAGTGAGAAGATGACCAACTTTGTTTCCAAAAACAAAGCAGCTCAATTACAACAGAG GGATGGTAGTGAGCTATCAACAAGAGACATACAGAAAATGGTTCAAGCTTTGCCACAATATAATGAACAGATGGAGAAACTCTCAATCCATGTTGCG ATTGCTGGTAAACTCAATACTCTTATCAGAGAATTGGATCTTCGGGACCTTGGACAACTGGAGCAAGATCTTGTATTTGGCGATGCAGGAACCAAGGAAGTTATTACTTATCTGAGATCAAACCAG GACGGATCAACTGAGAATAAGTTGCGGCTTTTGATGATATATTGTTGTGTCAGCCCAGAAAAGTTTGAGGGTGACAAAGCAGCAAAACTCATGCAG TTGGCAAAATTAACGGAAGAGgacatgcaaagtgtcacaaatatgaaattaattgaagCAGCAGATTCCAGAAAGACTTCAAAGGGTACCTTCTCGCTTAAATTTGATTCAGCAAAG AAAAAGAATGCAGAAAGAAAGGATCGAGCTGGAGATGAAGAGGAGGGATGGGCACTATCCCGGTTTTATCCCAAGTTAGag GAGTTAATTGAGCAGTTGGCCAAAGGAGATTTGCCAAAAGATGAGTACCAATGCATGAACTCTGCCGGCTCTTCCAACGAATCAATTAGTGGAGGGGGCTCAAAAATTCCACCAACTAAACCAGCCCAGTCTACTACAGCTCCCCATTCGATGAGATCAAGACGGACTGCACAGTGGGCCAAATCTCGTACTTCTGATGATGGATATTCAAG TGATTCAGTCTTGAAAACTGCCAATACTGATTACAAAAAGATGGGACAGCGGATCTTTGCATTCGTAATTGGTGGAGCAACAAGATCCGAG CTTAGGGTTTGCCATAAACTTACAACCAAATTCAGGAGGGAAGTAGTCCTTGGATCAACTAGTCTTGATGATCCACCTCAATATGTTAAG AAACTTAAGCTATTGTCTGAAAAGGGGCTTCCAGTGGATAATAATATGTTTTTCTGA
- the LOC121784678 gene encoding protein cornichon homolog 4-like: MVDLFAWLASFFLVIGIIGAVLFQLMCLADLEFDYINPYDSASRVNKAVLPEFIAEGVLCLLLLITGHWAMCLLGLPYAYYNVTIYTRRQHFLDVTEIFNQLHWEKKVRFIKLSYLIIFLALTIFWMIWSIVDE; encoded by the exons ATGGTGGATTTATTTGCATGGCTAGCTTCCTTCTTTCTCGTCATAGGTATAATCGGTGCTGTACTTTTCCAG CTAATGTGCTTGGCCGACCTTGAGTTTGATTATATCAACCCATATGATTCAGCATCCCGAGTAAATAAGGCTGTTTTGCCAGAGTTCATTGCAGAAGGAGTTTTGTGCCTTCTCCTTCTTATTACAGGGCATTGGGCTATGTGTTTGCTCGGCCTTCCATATGCATATTACAATGTAACAAT ATATACTCGGCGGCAGCACTTTCTGGATGTAACTGAGATATTCAACCAGCTTCATTGGGAGAAGAAGGTGAGATTTATCAAGCTTAGTTACCTGATCATCTTTCTGGCATTGACGATATTCTG GATGATTTGGAGCATTGTAGATGAATGA
- the LOC121759685 gene encoding transducin beta-like protein 2 gives MDAILPIIAFSVIVGAVIAFVVFGAYSRKRKSEIQSITLPENLNPNPKPALKPSAAKKPQHKSHSHSHAADKDANKKHHHLDLNTLKGHGDAVTGLSFSPDGRSLATACGDGVVRIFRLDDASSKSFKFLRINLPAGGHPSAVAFAGDASSIVVASQALSGSSLYMYEEEKPKTTGDQKQQSKPPLPEIKWEHHKVHDKRAIITLVGAKSTYGSADGSTIILSCSEGTDIILWHGKTGKTLGNVDTNQLKNTMATISPNGRFIAAAAFTADVKVWEVMYSKDGSVKEVLKAMQLKGHKSAVTWLCFSPNSEQIITASKDGTIRIWNINVRYHMDEDPKTLKVLPIPLHDEKGTTLHYDLLSLSPDGKILAATHGSTLQWLCAETGQVLDVAEKAHDGDITDMAWAPSTILMDNKQTVVLATASNDKKVKLWQAPSSNPRKNC, from the exons ATGGACGCAATTCTCCCGATTATCGCATTCTCGGTGATCGTCGGCGCCGTGATTGCTTTCGTGGTATTCGGTGCTTATTCCCGGAAGAGAAAATCGGAAATTCAATCCATCACCCTACCCGAGAACCTCAATCCGAACCCAAAACCCGCTTTGAAGCCCTCGGCTGCCAAGAAGCCTCAACACAAATCTCATTCCCATTCTCATGCAGCCGATAAA GATGCCAATAAGAAGCATCATCACTTGGATTTGAATACGTTGAAAGGGCACGGCGATGCTGTCACCGGTCTTAGTTTTTCGCCTGATGGCCGTAGTTTAGCGACCG CTTGTGGAGATGGTGTTGTTAGGATTTTCCGGCTGGACGATGCTTCAAGCAAAAGTTTCAA GTTCCTGCGAATTAACTTACCTGCCGGGGGCCATCCGAGTGCAGTTGCTTTTGCTGGTGATGCATCTTCTATTGTAGTGGCTTCTCAGGCACTCTCGGGATCATCTTTATACATGTATGAAGAAGAAAAACCCAAAACAACTGGAGACCAGAAGCAACAGAGCAAGCCCCCTCTCCCTGAAATCAAATGGGAACATCATAAAGTTCATGATAAGAGAGCCATCATCACATTAGTTGGGGCTAAGTCAACTTATGGCAGCGCGGATGGAAgtactatcattttgtcatGCTCAGAAG GCACTGATATAATACTCTGGCATGGGAAAACTGGGAAAACATTGGGTAACGTTGATACAAATCAGCTTAAAAATACAATGGCTACTATATCACCAAATGGGCGTTTTATTGCAGCAGCTGCCTTTACTGCTGATGTGAAG GTTTGGGAAGTCATGTATTCAAAAGATGGCTCAGTGAAGGAGGTTTTGAAAGCTATGCAACTTAAAGGTCATAAG AGTGCAGTAACATGGTTATGCTTCAGTCCTAATTCAGAACAAATCATCACTGCCTCCAAGGATGGTACGATAAGAATATGGAATATCAATG TTCGATATCATATGGATGAAGACCCCAAAACACTGAAGGTGTTGCCTATTCCACTTCATGATGAGAAAGGCACTACTCTACACTATGATCTTCTCAGTTTATCACCCGATGGCAAGATACTGGCAGCAACCCATGGTTCAACGCTGCAGTGGCTGTGCGCTGAGACGGGACAGGTTTTGGACGTTGCTGAAAAAGCCCATGATG GTGATATCACAGATATGGCTTGGGCACCTTCCACCATTCTAATGg ATAACAAACAAACAGTTGTTCTAGCTACTGCCAGCAATGACAAGAAAGTGAAGCTGTGGCAAGCTCCCTCCTCAAACCCGCGTAAAAATTGTTGA
- the LOC121784661 gene encoding ATP-dependent DNA helicase 2 subunit KU80-like: protein MARNKESLVLLIEVGPSMHGVLPEVEKVCCLLAEKKLIYGKYDEVGVVAFGTTDTKNDLTVEVGGYENVTVLRDIKVVDGALVDVLHQLPRGSARGDFLDAVVVGMDMMIKKYKETNKGKKRLCLITNAVTPTRLPYEGTKEDQVKTVAAQMMAHGMKMDCVVVRAQKDWDVDKKIVEENDFLLGLLSNKSSSKVYVGNATSLLGALRTRNITPVTTYRGDFELSYIMKIKVWVYKKTCEEKFPTLKKYSDKAPPTDKFASHEIKVDYEYRSIEDPKRVVPPEQRIKGYRYGPQVVPISSAEWEAVKFKPEKGLKLLGFTDASNIMRHYYMKDVNLFIAEPGNTKAILAISALARAMKEMNKVAIVRCVWRQGQTNVVIGVLTPNVSAKDSVPDSFYFNVLPFAEDVREFQFPSFSNLPSSMQPNEQQQDAADKLVQMLDLAPADGEEVLPPDLTPNPALERFYRSLELRSKDPSANIPQIDETLKRITEPDPELLHQNTAVIEEFCRSFELKENPKLKKSSRRIREKPTGSSEDGEGVAAAGQAMDAAEYPSQVKVEQDSNTVQEFEAMMSRRDSPDWVRKAFQSMKDKIYNLVEDSVEGDTYQKILECLVALRKGCICKQEPEQFNDFLRHLNKFCHERHLDSLSDFLASNNVMLISKSEEPESNVPETEARVLLLKEP, encoded by the exons ATGGCTCGAAATAAG GAAAGTCTGGTGCTGCTGATTGAAGTCGGTCCGTCGATGCATGGTGTGCTGCCGGAAGTTGAAAAAGTTTGTTGCCTACTTGCAGAGAAGAAG CTGATTTACGGAAAGTATGATGAAGTGGGAGTTGTCGCGTTTGGTACTACAG ATACTAAAAATGACTTGACAGTGGAAGTGGGCGGGTACGAGAATGTGACTGTTTTGAGGGATATTAAGGTTGTTGATGGGGCTCTTGTGGATGTTCTACATCAACTTCCCCGAGGAAGTGCACGTGGAGATT TTCTTGATGCTGTTGTTGTTGGGATGGATATGATGATAAAGAAGTATAAGGAAACTAACAAGGGAAAGAAGCGTTTATGCCTCATAACTAATGCAGTTACTCCAACCAGACTCCCATATGAGGGAACAAAGGAGGATCAAGTAAAAACAGTTGCAGCACAGATGATGGCACATGGCATGAAGATGGATTGTGTTGTTGTTAGAGCACAAAAAGATTGGGATGTGGACAAGAAGATTGTGGAAGAGAATGACTTCCTTTTAGGTCTGCTTTCCAACAAATCTTCTTCAAAGGTGTATGTCGGGAATGCAACTTCCTTATTAGGTGCACTAAGGACTCGTAATATAACACCAGTTACCACATACAGGGGTGATTTTGAGCTGAGCTATATAATGAAGATCAAG GTCTGGGTCTACAAGAAAACATGTGAAGAGAAATTTCCCACGTTGAAAAAGTATTCTGATAAGGCGCCTCCAACAGATAAATTTGCCTCACATGAAATTAAGGTTGATTATGAATACCGAAGTATTGAAGATCCCAAGAGAGTTGTTCCACCAGAACAAAGGATCAAGGGCTACCGCTACGGTCCTCAAGTTGTCCCTATATCATCTGCTGAATGGGAGGCTGTGAAGTTCAAACCAGAGAAGGGTTTGAAACTTTTAGGCTTTACGGATGCTTCAAATATCATGAG ACATTATTATATGAAAGACGTAAACCTCTTCATTGCTGAACCTGGGAATACAAAGGCCATTCTTGCAATTTCTGCATTAGCAAGAGCAATGAAGGAAATGAACAAAGTAGCTATAGTCCGCTGTGTGTGGAGACAGGGGCAGACAAATGTTGTTATAGGGGTTCTAACTCCTAATGTGTCGGCGAAAGATAGCGTT CCAGATTCATTTTACTTCAATGTGCTGCCTTTTGCGGAGGATGTGAGAGAGTTCCAGTTTCCATCATTTAGCAATCTACCTTCATCAATGCAGCCAAATGAACAGCAGCAAGATGCTGCAGATAAATTGGTACAAATGCTCGATCTTGCTCCAGCTGACGGAGAGGAAGTTTTGCCACCCGATCTGACACCTAATCCTGCTCTTGAG CGCTTTTACCGCTCTCTTGAGTTGAGATCTAAGGACCCAAGTGCTAATATCCCCCAAATTGATGAGACCCTCAAAAGGATAACAGAGCCTGATCCCGAACTTCTTCATCAAAATACAGCCGTGATTGAGGAATTCTGTAGGTCCTTTGAACTCAAAGAAAACCCAAAG CTGAAAAAATCATCTAGAAGAATAAGAGAAAAACCaactggatcaagtgaagaCGGGGAAGGAGTTGCTGCTGCTGGCCAAGCAATGGATGCTGCTGAATACCCGTCTCAAGTCAAAGTTGAGCAAGATTCAAATACTGTTCAAGAATTTGAAGCCATGATGTCTCGTAGAGATAGTCCAGACTGGGTTCGTAAAGCTTTCCAGAGTATGAAGGATAAGATTTATAATCTAGTAGAGGACTCTGTTGAAGGAGACACATATCAGAAAATTCTCGAGTGCTTAGTTGCTCTCCGCAAAGGTTGCATTTGTAAGCAG GAACCAGAACAGTTCAATGATTTTCTGCGCCATCTCAACAAATTCTGCCACGAGAGACACCTGGACAGCTTATCTGATTTTTTAGCATCAAATAATGTGATGCTAATAAGCAAGAGTGAAGAACCTGAGAG CAATGTTCCAGAAACTGAAGCGCGTGTTCTTCTACTGAAGGAGCCATAA
- the LOC121784669 gene encoding peptidyl-prolyl cis-trans isomerase FKBP53-like encodes MAFWGVEVKPGKPITHSCEKATGRLRISQATLGFGESSKSSVVQCNVGNRSPVLLCVLLPGRMESSHIELEFEEADDVVFSVVGPRSVYLTGYYVRQSGHSNGRSDTESYGVDIEHSPTDRSNYNSEGDEGYDDSFINDDECQVSSPGSPVFYSKGMDEVMPEKDKPKSKKGRNKQGRKRQWVSESDNDASSPKREEEAGEMDVECQKDAKKTTCGDDGEMEDEAKDDDICGSQSKQKADPLDISDKIQRVTQLPSLDEEGTEINKMKSHDQEKPRKKRKQCPVTKRTNEVQTDNEDPAVPRVCKEHEAVASADLMGVGGDHLMTALELDSANGPKLKERCSELLEGELTEGTDEKFQNITEDLVEPVSLQTDNLTENQPAENGECEQQQTPEETSMEECGPECHNVQSNGEVMQEVHIDGKTDDLPAEIMQEVCDERKTDDLPAQVMQIEHTDRETDNLQAEVMQEEHAERKIDDLPAENGDNEEGQIDSNITDTKVTELLANGSQDDKVKKKRKKKKSKGKGDLDMSAIQMLDNQETETETESTKIVPFDTRTLSNGLTIKDLSSGPPGGRVAVPGKKIKIHYNGMLKESGLVYDSNVGGPAFKFLLGDKAYIDGWNVGIDGMRVGDKRRLIIPPSMGYGDVQVGADIPPNSWLIYDIELVKVYH; translated from the exons ATGGCCTTCTGGG GCGTGGAGGTAAAGCCGGGGAAACCGATAACGCATTCTTGTGAGAAGGCAACAGGAAGGCTTCGGATTTCACAG GCGACGTTGGGATTTGGTGAGTCTTCAAAGAGCTCCGTAGTACAGTGTAATGTGGGTAATAGAAGCCCGGTTCTTCTCTGTGTGCTGCTACCAGGCCGAATGGAGTCATCCCATATTGAATTGGAATTTGAGGAGGCGGATGATGTGGTTTTTTCTGTAGTTGGTCCACGAAGTGTCTACCTTACTGGCTATTATGTCCGTCAGAGTGGGCATTCAAATGGTCGTAGTGATAC AGAGTCATATGGCGTTGATATTGAACACTCCCCTACAGATCGATCTAATTATAATAGTGAAGGTGATGAAGGATATGATGACAGTTTCATTAACGATGATGAATGCCAAGTTTCTTCTCCAGGGTCCCCTGTTTTTTATAGCAAAG GAATGGATGAGGTTATGCCAGAAAAGGATAAGCCGAAGAGCAAAAAGGGTCGAAATAAACAAGGTAGGAAAAGACAATGGGTGAGTGAGTCAGATAATGATGCAAGTTCACCCAAAAGGGAAGAAGAGGCTGGTGAAATGGATGTTGAGTGTCAAAAAGATGCAAAGAAAACTACATGTGGTGATGATGGAGAAATGGAAGATGAAGCAAAAGATGATGACATATGTGGTAGTCAATCAAAGCAAAAGGCTGATCCTCTAGATATCAGTGACAAAATACAAAG GGTGACACAACTGCCATCACTGGATGAAGAAGGGACAGAGATTAATAAGATGAAATCTCATGATCA GGAAAAGCCcagaaagaaaagaaagcaaTGCCCTGTTACAAAGAGAACCAATGAAGTTCAGACTGATAATGAGGACCCTGCTGTCCCCAGAGTGTGTAAAGAGCATGAAGCTGTGGCCTCGGCTGATCT CATGGGAGTTGGTGGAGATCATTTGATGACAGCTCTAGAATTGGACTCTGCAAATGGCCCAAAATTGAAAGAGAGATGCAGTGAACTGTTGGAAGGAGAACTTACAGAAGGGACTGATGAAAAATTTCAGAATATTACTGAAGATTTAGTTGAGCCAGTTTCGCTACAAACTGATAATTTGACAGAGAATCAGCCAGCTGAAAATGGAGAATGTGAACAGCAACAAACACCTGAAGAAACCAGTATGGAAGAATGTGGTCCCGAATGTCACAATGTACAGAGTAATGGTGAAGTAATGCAAGAAGTACATATTGACGGAAAAACAGATGATCTGCCAGCTGAAATCATGCAAGAAGTGTGTGATGAAAGAAAAACAGATGATTTGCCAGCTCAAGTCATGCAAATAGAACACACTGACAGAGAAACAGATAATCTTCAAGCTGAGGTCATGCAAGAAGAGCAtgcagaaagaaaaatagaTGATCTTCCGGCAGAAAATGGAGACAATGAAGAGGGCCAGATTGATAG CAATATCACCGACACCAAAGTAACTGAGTTACTAGCTAATGGCAGTCAAGATGATAAAGTcaagaaaaagagaaagaaaaagaaaagtaaaggcAAGGGAGACTTGGACATGAGTGCAATTCAGATGTTAGATAATCAAGAGACTGAAACTGAGACTGAGAGCACTAAAATAGTGCCATTTGATACAAGGACCTTATCAAATGGATTGACTATTAAAGATTTGAGCAGTGGACCACCAGGTGGGAGAGTGGCTGTTCCAGGCAAAAag ATCAAGATCCACTACAATGGCATGTTGAAGGAGAGTGGACTTGTTTATGACTCAAATGTGGGTGGTCCTGCCTTCAAGTTTCTGCTAG GTGATAAAGCATATATCGATGGATGGAATGTTGGTATTGATG GTATGCGAGTTGGTGATAAGAGGAGGTTAATCATTCCACCTTCAATGGG TTATGGAGATGTTCAAGTAGGAGCCGATATTCCGCCAAACTCATGGCTAATCTACGACATTGAGTTAGTGAAAGTGTATCACTAA